From a single Candidatus Baltobacteraceae bacterium genomic region:
- a CDS encoding DUF5679 domain-containing protein, giving the protein MAAEAYCVKCKTKRQIKDAVQITMKNGRPATEGKCPECGTKMFKIGAAS; this is encoded by the coding sequence GTGGCAGCAGAAGCGTATTGCGTCAAGTGTAAAACCAAGCGACAGATCAAAGACGCGGTCCAGATCACGATGAAGAACGGCCGTCCCGCAACCGAAGGCAAGTGCCCCGAGTGCGGTACGAAGATGTTCAAGATAGGCGCCGCCTCGTAG
- a CDS encoding DEAD/DEAH box helicase family protein, translating to MINSQGWLSIEEAAAHLRMGKTVLYTLAREGRVPANRVGRKWMFEKEQLDAWARSNQPVESFFAAADFNVEGNESLREPQREAYLRTAEFFRAGRNRAILQIPVGCGKTGISSLLPLGLAQGRVLVIAPNLTIKTVLLEAMDITNRQKCFWRKAGVLTGAQMVAGPFVCTLDSGNVSVATKSHIVVSNIQQLATNVDKWLNQFPDGFFDMIIVDEAHHSAAESWKKVLERFPAAKVIHLTATPFRSDRREIDGELVYRYSFRSATLKGYIKRLKASYVAPSEIELSFSDSRGRKYSLDEVLQLKEEDWFSKGVALAPLCNQHIVDSSLERLEELRQTGTRHQLIAVACSINHARDLRSMYEERGYTADIIHSKQDYDEQQRVLASLKNGTLDCIVQVQMLGEGFDHPHLSVAAIFRPFRSLSPYVQFVGRIMRVIVQNNPTHPDNVGHIVTHLGMNLDRRLSEFKQFERDDEAFWAKLIEGADPEVPISVREGDARLSADESPIVVRGEIVEGLWEEDFAPLEDQEIVAELRERLELLGLDPSEAEELVKKSKPGGKQKRPPSSGFPVLPQRALEQARKRLYEQGARLAKIVLNHVELDIAGRELPYQYTALGISGRNNLVAAIAMVNKEINKRLGKDRSLCSLEEIDAVLGQVNDVVQTIARRVRKAKTEYENRKA from the coding sequence ATGATAAATAGCCAAGGTTGGCTCTCGATCGAGGAGGCCGCCGCACATCTTCGGATGGGGAAGACGGTTCTGTATACGCTCGCTCGAGAGGGCCGGGTTCCCGCAAACCGGGTCGGCCGAAAGTGGATGTTCGAGAAGGAGCAACTCGATGCATGGGCGCGTTCGAATCAGCCCGTTGAGTCTTTTTTTGCCGCGGCCGACTTCAACGTAGAGGGAAATGAATCGTTGCGCGAGCCGCAGCGAGAGGCTTACCTTCGCACCGCCGAATTTTTTCGCGCCGGCCGTAATCGGGCGATACTGCAGATTCCGGTTGGATGCGGGAAGACCGGCATCTCTTCGCTGTTGCCGTTGGGGCTGGCCCAGGGGCGAGTGTTGGTAATCGCGCCGAATCTCACGATCAAAACGGTTTTGCTGGAAGCGATGGACATCACCAACCGTCAAAAATGCTTCTGGCGCAAGGCTGGCGTACTAACCGGCGCGCAAATGGTGGCTGGTCCGTTCGTATGTACGCTTGACAGCGGAAACGTGTCCGTAGCGACCAAGTCTCATATCGTCGTCAGCAATATTCAGCAGCTGGCCACGAACGTTGACAAGTGGTTGAACCAGTTTCCCGATGGGTTCTTCGACATGATCATCGTTGACGAAGCCCATCACAGTGCTGCAGAGAGTTGGAAAAAAGTACTTGAGAGATTCCCTGCGGCTAAGGTCATTCATCTTACTGCGACACCCTTCCGGAGTGATCGTCGGGAGATAGATGGAGAACTCGTCTATCGATACTCGTTTCGAAGCGCTACGCTAAAGGGCTATATCAAACGCCTAAAGGCGAGTTATGTCGCTCCGTCGGAGATCGAACTCAGCTTCAGCGATTCGCGCGGGCGTAAGTATTCACTCGATGAGGTGCTGCAGCTCAAGGAAGAGGATTGGTTCAGCAAAGGAGTTGCTCTTGCACCGCTTTGCAATCAGCACATCGTGGATTCAAGCCTGGAGAGGCTGGAGGAACTGCGGCAGACCGGGACACGGCATCAGCTCATTGCGGTGGCCTGCTCGATAAACCATGCACGAGACCTGCGCTCCATGTACGAAGAGCGCGGCTATACTGCGGACATCATTCATAGCAAGCAAGATTACGATGAGCAACAGCGCGTCCTCGCCTCGCTCAAGAATGGCACACTAGATTGCATAGTACAGGTGCAGATGCTGGGAGAGGGTTTTGATCATCCTCATCTGAGTGTTGCGGCGATCTTCCGTCCTTTCCGGTCTCTTTCTCCCTACGTACAGTTCGTGGGCCGGATCATGCGCGTGATCGTGCAGAACAATCCGACGCACCCAGATAATGTCGGACATATCGTTACGCACCTGGGTATGAACCTTGATCGGCGTTTGAGTGAGTTCAAGCAGTTTGAGCGCGACGATGAGGCTTTTTGGGCGAAACTCATAGAAGGCGCTGATCCTGAGGTCCCCATTTCAGTGCGCGAGGGGGATGCGCGATTGTCCGCGGATGAGAGCCCCATCGTTGTACGTGGCGAAATTGTCGAAGGGCTCTGGGAGGAAGACTTCGCTCCGCTTGAGGACCAGGAAATTGTCGCGGAGCTGCGGGAGCGTTTGGAGTTACTTGGGCTTGACCCGAGTGAAGCCGAAGAACTCGTAAAGAAGTCAAAGCCCGGTGGTAAGCAAAAGCGGCCGCCTTCGTCAGGCTTTCCCGTCTTGCCGCAACGCGCTCTCGAACAAGCTCGCAAGCGTTTGTATGAACAAGGAGCTCGTCTCGCTAAGATTGTCCTAAACCACGTCGAGCTTGATATTGCTGGTCGTGAACTTCCGTATCAATACACAGCCTTGGGGATAAGTGGTCGAAACAATCTTGTTGCGGCGATCGCGATGGTGAATAAAGAGATCAACAAGCGCCTCGGTAAAGACCGCTCCCTGTGTTCTTTAGAGGAAATTGACGCGGTTCTTGGCCAGGTCAATGATGTAGTGCAGACCATAGCGCGCCGCGTCAGAAAAGCGAAAACCGAATATGAAAACCGCAAAGCCTAA
- the dut gene encoding dUTP diphosphatase — MDTLVRVALKRLPEADGLPLPAYMSEHAAGADLCAAVDCDLTLEPGARALVPTGLSIALPFGFEAQIRPRSGLALKDGVTCLNTPGTIDADYRGPIGVILANLGSVPVTIRRGDRIAQLVVAPVSRAQFQLVDELPESARGAGGFGSTGVTP, encoded by the coding sequence ATGGATACGCTCGTGCGGGTTGCGCTGAAACGGCTTCCCGAAGCGGATGGTTTGCCGCTCCCCGCGTACATGAGCGAGCACGCGGCAGGCGCGGATTTATGTGCCGCGGTCGATTGCGATCTCACGCTCGAACCCGGCGCGCGCGCACTCGTTCCCACCGGCCTCTCGATCGCGCTTCCCTTCGGATTCGAAGCCCAGATTCGGCCGCGCAGCGGCCTCGCGCTCAAAGACGGCGTGACCTGCTTGAATACGCCGGGAACGATCGACGCTGATTATCGCGGGCCGATCGGCGTGATACTCGCGAACCTCGGCTCGGTGCCGGTAACGATTCGCCGCGGCGACCGCATCGCGCAGCTGGTCGTCGCGCCGGTTTCGCGCGCGCAGTTTCAGCTCGTCGACGAATTACCCGAAAGCGCGCGCGGCGCCGGCGGGTTCGGCAGCACCGGTGTGACTCCATGA
- a CDS encoding IS1595 family transposase, whose amino-acid sequence MEAQAQPVPETLLEAVRRFQDPQVAHDYFVALRWPNGVACPRACGSVNVDYMPKHRRWYCRDCRGQFSAKVGTIFEESPIGFDKWLPAIWLIASNRNGISSCELARALKVTQKTAWFMLHRIREGMRDDAFGKFFGPVEADETYVGGKKGNRGRSAGRKKTGPQAGKAIVMGIVQRKGKVRAWVVPSALGFTLRQKIRDNVFAGETVYTDQHGAYYRLRDLDGYDHQVINHALEYVRGHIHTNNIEGFWSVFKRMVKGTYIAPRVQHLQRYVEEEVFRFNERESTDGPRFVKLAQGADGKRLTYKALTAK is encoded by the coding sequence GTGGAAGCCCAAGCTCAGCCGGTCCCCGAAACCCTCTTGGAAGCCGTCCGGCGGTTCCAGGACCCGCAGGTCGCGCACGACTACTTCGTCGCCCTACGCTGGCCGAACGGCGTGGCCTGTCCGCGTGCTTGCGGCTCCGTGAACGTGGACTACATGCCGAAGCACCGGCGCTGGTACTGCCGCGATTGCCGCGGGCAATTCTCGGCCAAGGTCGGGACGATCTTTGAGGAATCGCCCATCGGCTTCGACAAGTGGCTCCCGGCCATTTGGCTGATCGCGAGCAACCGAAACGGCATTTCGTCGTGCGAGCTTGCGCGGGCATTGAAGGTCACGCAGAAAACCGCGTGGTTCATGCTGCACCGTATCCGTGAGGGAATGCGCGACGATGCGTTCGGCAAGTTCTTCGGGCCGGTTGAAGCGGACGAAACCTACGTCGGCGGCAAGAAGGGCAATCGCGGGCGTTCTGCGGGCCGCAAAAAGACGGGACCGCAGGCTGGCAAAGCGATCGTCATGGGCATCGTGCAGCGTAAGGGCAAAGTCCGCGCCTGGGTTGTGCCGAGCGCGCTAGGCTTCACGCTGCGGCAGAAGATTCGCGATAACGTGTTCGCAGGCGAAACCGTCTACACCGACCAGCACGGCGCATACTACCGCCTTCGCGATCTGGACGGCTACGATCATCAGGTCATCAACCACGCGCTCGAATACGTGCGCGGCCATATCCATACGAACAACATCGAAGGCTTCTGGTCGGTGTTCAAGCGGATGGTCAAAGGTACGTATATCGCGCCGCGTGTGCAGCATTTGCAGCGTTACGTCGAAGAAGAAGTTTTCCGCTTCAACGAGCGCGAGAGCACGGACGGGCCGCGTTTCGTGAAACTAGCGCAAGGCGCAGACGGCAAGCGATTGACCTACAAGGCGCTTACCGCAAAATAG
- a CDS encoding ketopantoate reductase C-terminal domain-containing protein: MKVYIVGRGAVGTFLGDQLISIGVEVAYAPRPLEAVTPYDADVAIVATKSYDTDGAIETLRKAIAYPEKCVFVSPQNGVGNEEKLVQAFGAKNVVAAALTVPVDRDRDGRANATHDGGLAFAPVGESAYNWLVATFASSGLRVCVIEDWRALKWSKLALNVVANASCAILNVLPARMVHYEKIFTLEIRMIREVRAVMSAMRIAAVDLPRYPVRALLASANLPSPVARTLMQRRIARGRGTKPPSLLLDLRAGRPNTEVDVLNGAVAAGGHAHGIPTPVNSVYTRVLDDIAHMPQLWAKYRERPEALVAEVEAEMRRVKALRRGA, from the coding sequence ATGAAGGTCTACATCGTCGGGCGCGGCGCGGTCGGAACGTTCTTGGGCGACCAGCTGATCTCGATCGGCGTCGAGGTCGCGTATGCGCCGCGTCCGCTCGAAGCGGTGACGCCCTACGATGCCGACGTGGCGATCGTCGCGACGAAATCGTACGATACCGACGGCGCGATCGAAACGCTGCGCAAGGCGATCGCGTATCCGGAGAAGTGCGTCTTCGTCTCGCCGCAAAACGGCGTGGGAAACGAAGAGAAGCTGGTGCAGGCATTCGGCGCGAAGAACGTGGTCGCCGCCGCTCTCACGGTTCCGGTCGATCGCGACCGGGACGGTCGCGCCAACGCGACTCACGACGGCGGCCTCGCATTTGCTCCGGTGGGAGAGAGCGCCTACAACTGGCTCGTCGCGACCTTTGCGAGCAGCGGTTTGCGCGTGTGTGTGATCGAGGATTGGCGCGCCCTGAAATGGAGCAAACTCGCGCTCAACGTCGTCGCCAACGCGAGCTGCGCGATTCTGAATGTGCTGCCGGCGCGCATGGTGCACTATGAAAAGATCTTCACGCTCGAGATTCGCATGATCCGGGAAGTGCGCGCGGTGATGTCGGCGATGAGGATCGCGGCGGTCGATCTCCCGCGCTATCCGGTGCGCGCGCTGCTCGCCTCGGCAAATCTCCCGAGCCCCGTTGCCCGCACGCTCATGCAGCGGCGGATCGCGCGCGGGCGCGGCACCAAGCCGCCCTCGCTCCTGCTCGATCTTCGGGCCGGCAGACCGAATACCGAGGTCGACGTTCTCAACGGGGCGGTGGCGGCGGGCGGCCACGCCCACGGAATTCCGACGCCGGTCAACAGCGTCTACACCCGCGTCCTCGACGACATCGCGCACATGCCGCAGCTGTGGGCGAAGTACCGCGAGCGCCCCGAGGCGCTCGTGGCCGAGGTCGAGGCGGAGATGCGGCGCGTCAAAGCCCTGCGGCGGGGAGCATAG
- a CDS encoding DNA-processing protein DprA, protein MDAPEYTTRAAFEDARGGRDFAWDGNGLWRCGSLAGLRQPSVAIVGTRAATPYGRRLARSFARELGAAGCCVISGLALGIDAAAHEGALDAGAPTVGILGSGHARFFPQRNRELAERMLAGGGAVLSPFPPEQEAAPWHFLARNAIVAALADAVLVIEAPARSGALNTAGWAAPRIPVLAVPGDVDRAHVAGCHALIRDGAILARCAADVLEVLHLPGRKPPPAIRRDGAPGALLAVLSNGERDLDDLVEATGLPAAQALAELAMLELEGVVERRGATRFASSCG, encoded by the coding sequence GTGGATGCTCCGGAGTATACCACCCGGGCGGCCTTCGAGGACGCCCGCGGTGGACGGGATTTCGCCTGGGACGGAAACGGCCTCTGGCGCTGCGGTTCGCTGGCGGGCTTGCGGCAGCCAAGCGTGGCGATCGTCGGAACGCGAGCCGCGACGCCGTACGGGAGGCGTTTGGCGCGTAGCTTCGCGCGCGAACTTGGGGCAGCCGGCTGCTGCGTGATCTCGGGCCTGGCGCTCGGGATCGATGCGGCAGCGCACGAGGGCGCGCTGGACGCCGGCGCGCCCACCGTCGGCATCTTGGGCAGCGGTCACGCCCGTTTCTTCCCGCAGCGGAACCGCGAGCTCGCCGAACGCATGCTCGCAGGGGGCGGAGCGGTCCTCTCGCCCTTCCCGCCCGAGCAAGAGGCCGCGCCGTGGCATTTCCTTGCGCGCAACGCGATCGTCGCGGCGCTCGCCGACGCGGTGCTCGTGATCGAGGCGCCGGCGCGCAGCGGCGCGCTCAACACGGCGGGGTGGGCCGCGCCGCGCATCCCCGTGCTGGCCGTCCCGGGCGATGTCGACCGCGCGCACGTCGCCGGTTGCCACGCGCTGATCCGCGACGGCGCAATTCTCGCGCGCTGCGCCGCCGACGTGCTCGAAGTGTTGCATCTTCCCGGCCGCAAGCCGCCTCCGGCGATTCGTCGCGACGGCGCGCCCGGCGCGCTCTTGGCCGTCCTGTCAAACGGCGAACGCGATCTCGACGATCTGGTCGAAGCGACCGGATTGCCCGCCGCGCAGGCGCTCGCCGAACTCGCGATGCTCGAACTCGAAGGCGTGGTCGAGCGCCGCGGCGCAACGCGTTTCGCATCCAGTTGCGGCTGA
- the nrdR gene encoding transcriptional regulator NrdR encodes MCPTCRKSETRVVDSRDDETVVRRRRECLDPRCKHRFTTYERMEAPRLFVVKKDGRREQYSREKILSGLRKACEKRPISESQMEAVAADLERDLFARGESEVSSTMVGEKLMEALRALDPVAYIRFASVYRSFRDIESFREELSQLLSK; translated from the coding sequence ATTTGCCCGACCTGTCGCAAGAGCGAGACGCGTGTCGTCGACTCACGCGACGACGAAACCGTGGTTCGGCGACGGCGCGAGTGCTTGGACCCGCGCTGCAAGCATCGTTTTACCACCTACGAGCGCATGGAAGCGCCGCGTCTCTTCGTGGTCAAGAAGGACGGCCGGCGCGAACAGTACAGCCGCGAGAAAATACTGAGCGGTCTGCGCAAGGCGTGCGAGAAGCGGCCGATCTCCGAGAGCCAGATGGAAGCGGTCGCAGCCGATCTCGAGCGCGATCTGTTCGCACGCGGCGAGAGCGAGGTCAGCTCGACGATGGTCGGCGAGAAGCTGATGGAGGCACTGCGGGCGCTCGATCCGGTCGCCTACATCCGCTTCGCCAGCGTCTATCGTTCGTTTCGGGACATCGAGAGTTTCCGGGAAGAGTTATCGCAACTGCTTTCTAAATGA
- the hemQ gene encoding hydrogen peroxide-dependent heme synthase: protein MRDPNVPESLEGWWILHRMFAFDRRSWDGLPEKRRAKYASHASDLFEHLQSGKDGDVGLAQIIGHKGDLMLTHYARTYDGLAYAQTLVDKLEAREYLQPLGSYVSVLELGMYDATGKIHAELQSRGLNPQSPEWIAAFDELVRKQAESPYVGPRLWAKIPRRRYACFYPMNKKREGMDNWFMLSFAERAKLMTEHGKVGRSYHGVVTQVISGSVGFDDFEWGVDLYADDPLVFKKLIYEMRFDEASARYGEFGAFWSGVQFSSGELRVFLDGDAVPALDPSA from the coding sequence ATGCGAGATCCGAACGTACCCGAATCGCTCGAGGGCTGGTGGATCCTCCACCGCATGTTCGCGTTCGACCGCCGTTCGTGGGATGGTTTGCCCGAGAAGCGCCGGGCAAAATATGCTTCGCATGCGAGCGATCTCTTCGAACATCTGCAGTCCGGGAAAGACGGCGACGTGGGACTGGCGCAGATCATCGGACACAAGGGCGATCTGATGCTGACGCACTACGCGCGCACGTACGACGGACTGGCGTACGCCCAGACGCTGGTCGACAAGCTCGAGGCGCGCGAATATCTCCAGCCGCTCGGCTCGTACGTTTCGGTGCTCGAGCTCGGAATGTACGATGCGACCGGAAAGATTCACGCCGAATTGCAATCGCGCGGGCTCAACCCGCAGTCGCCGGAATGGATCGCCGCCTTCGACGAACTGGTGCGCAAGCAGGCCGAGAGTCCGTACGTCGGGCCGCGGCTGTGGGCGAAGATTCCGCGGCGCCGTTACGCCTGTTTCTATCCGATGAACAAGAAGCGAGAGGGCATGGACAACTGGTTCATGCTCTCGTTCGCGGAACGTGCGAAACTGATGACCGAGCACGGGAAAGTCGGGCGAAGCTATCACGGCGTGGTGACGCAGGTGATCTCGGGTTCGGTCGGCTTCGACGATTTCGAGTGGGGCGTCGATCTCTACGCCGACGATCCGCTGGTCTTCAAGAAGCTGATCTACGAGATGCGGTTCGACGAGGCGAGCGCGCGTTACGGTGAGTTCGGCGCGTTTTGGAGCGGCGTGCAATTTTCATCGGGTGAGCTGCGCGTTTTCCTCGACGGCGACGCCGTGCCCGCTCTCGATCCGTCCGCCTAA
- a CDS encoding ATP-binding protein — MPTGGPLAKPGEISLAHHGVLFLDELPEFGRGAIEVMRQPLEEGTVTIARAAGTFTYPARFQLVASMNPCPCGYRGLRGAECRCDDASVAKYVSKLSGPLLDRIDLQIEIARVPFDDMVRRDGAERSAVIRERVVAARAIARGRFAGTPIGANAEILPSMMRTYCPLDDAAMRVLAKASAKRQFSARALDRIARVARTIADLGHCTDIRAEHIAEAIQYRSLERLDGRAA; from the coding sequence GTGCCTACAGGCGGACCGCTCGCCAAACCCGGGGAAATCTCGCTCGCGCATCATGGCGTGCTCTTTCTCGACGAACTACCCGAGTTCGGTCGCGGCGCAATCGAGGTGATGCGTCAGCCGCTCGAAGAGGGAACGGTGACGATCGCACGCGCGGCCGGCACGTTCACCTATCCCGCGCGCTTTCAGTTGGTTGCCTCGATGAATCCGTGTCCGTGCGGGTATCGCGGATTGCGTGGTGCCGAATGCCGCTGCGATGACGCGAGCGTCGCCAAATACGTGAGCAAGCTTTCGGGACCGTTGCTGGATCGCATCGACTTGCAGATCGAGATCGCACGCGTACCCTTCGACGACATGGTGCGCCGCGACGGCGCCGAACGCTCGGCGGTGATTCGCGAACGCGTGGTTGCGGCGCGGGCGATTGCCCGCGGGCGTTTCGCCGGCACGCCGATCGGCGCCAACGCCGAGATCCTGCCCAGCATGATGCGCACGTACTGCCCGCTCGACGACGCCGCGATGCGCGTGCTCGCCAAAGCCAGCGCGAAGCGACAGTTCTCGGCGCGCGCGCTCGATCGCATCGCGCGCGTCGCGCGCACGATCGCCGATCTCGGCCACTGCACGGATATCCGCGCCGAGCACATCGCCGAGGCGATCCAATATCGCAGCTTAGAAAGGCTAGACGGGCGGGCCGCCTGA
- a CDS encoding cyclic nucleotide-binding domain-containing protein: MPDLSVFTRDPDVAEFPAGHRFFSAGETGETMYVVISGEVEISLRGKVLEHVHPGGIFGEMTLVDHHERSADVTALTEVKAAVIDRKRFLDLICKNPYFAIEVMKVMTERLRAFDARL, from the coding sequence ATGCCCGATCTTTCCGTTTTCACCCGGGATCCGGACGTGGCCGAGTTCCCAGCTGGCCACCGCTTCTTTTCAGCCGGTGAGACCGGCGAGACGATGTACGTCGTCATCAGCGGCGAGGTCGAGATCAGCCTGCGCGGAAAAGTCCTCGAGCACGTTCATCCCGGAGGGATCTTCGGAGAGATGACGCTCGTCGATCATCACGAACGAAGCGCCGACGTCACCGCCCTTACCGAGGTAAAAGCTGCCGTGATCGATCGCAAGCGCTTTCTCGATCTGATCTGCAAGAATCCGTACTTTGCGATCGAGGTCATGAAGGTCATGACGGAGCGGCTGCGCGCATTCGACGCGCGGCTCTGA
- a CDS encoding TnsA endonuclease N-terminal domain-containing protein, whose amino-acid sequence MVAFESTLERDLIILLEFDPLVSGIVEQPTRIEFGDGSYTPDFLVTYFPEAGRRQSYIEVKYRDDLAEQWPDLHPRLRAGCRYARSIDRTFKILTEVEIRTLRLDNITQLWPYRSSAVEPEEIACIREALELLGTASPDRLLEYLSPDLERRAVLLFTIWHMLANGVIATDLDGVPLSNSSPVWLADGSQR is encoded by the coding sequence TTGGTCGCGTTTGAGTCAACGCTAGAACGCGACCTTATTATCCTCCTTGAATTTGATCCGCTCGTTTCCGGTATTGTGGAGCAGCCAACTCGCATTGAATTCGGCGATGGCTCTTACACACCCGATTTTCTGGTCACATATTTTCCCGAAGCAGGACGCCGGCAATCATACATTGAGGTCAAGTATCGGGACGACCTCGCGGAACAGTGGCCAGATCTTCATCCCCGTCTTAGGGCCGGCTGTCGCTACGCACGCTCGATCGACAGAACGTTCAAGATCCTCACTGAAGTCGAGATTCGCACGTTGCGGCTCGACAACATCACACAACTCTGGCCGTACCGGTCAAGCGCCGTGGAGCCCGAAGAAATCGCCTGCATCCGCGAAGCGTTGGAATTACTAGGGACAGCGTCGCCTGATCGTCTGCTAGAGTACTTAAGTCCCGATCTTGAACGCCGCGCGGTCCTGCTTTTCACGATTTGGCACATGCTGGCAAACGGCGTCATTGCGACTGACCTTGATGGCGTTCCACTCAGCAATTCATCTCCGGTGTGGCTCGCGGATGGCTCTCAACGTTAG
- a CDS encoding RES family NAD+ phosphorylase: MKTITRAGTYYRVIGPAWSSALNTGFSKLHGGRWNPRSAFGALYLNATIAVAAANARHQHAGRAIQLFDLRPSARPRLVDVDVTNANVLDAVTDDGLRAIGLAANYPYGVPHNQCQPIGASAYAAGIDGVACRSAAECTPTTCVGEELALFDTFVDGATVAGVPADTVVVTVLGKPRAFDQWYPDPFPP, from the coding sequence GTGAAGACGATCACGCGCGCGGGCACCTATTACCGCGTCATTGGTCCCGCGTGGTCATCTGCACTTAACACCGGTTTCTCAAAATTACATGGCGGGCGCTGGAATCCACGATCAGCGTTTGGCGCGCTCTATCTTAATGCAACGATCGCCGTTGCTGCGGCTAATGCGCGACACCAACATGCAGGTCGCGCCATTCAACTCTTCGACTTACGGCCGAGCGCGCGGCCCCGCCTCGTTGACGTGGATGTGACAAATGCCAATGTGCTTGACGCCGTAACCGACGACGGCTTGCGCGCCATTGGTCTAGCAGCAAATTATCCGTACGGCGTTCCACATAATCAATGCCAACCGATTGGAGCCAGCGCATACGCCGCAGGAATCGATGGTGTCGCGTGTCGATCAGCCGCGGAGTGCACACCAACCACATGTGTTGGCGAGGAACTCGCCTTGTTTGATACATTCGTTGATGGAGCCACTGTCGCAGGTGTGCCGGCGGACACCGTCGTCGTCACGGTCCTTGGCAAGCCGCGCGCATTCGATCAGTGGTACCCAGACCCGTTTCCGCCTTAG
- a CDS encoding MFS transporter: MLASLRRHRNYRLYFAGQFVSQIGTWLQTAAQAWLILQLTHSAEAVGVLGFFFYGPYAVFGLIGGALADRHDRRVTLLVGQVAMAICALLLALAVFFHFATVWFIDSVALVRGTILVFNNPSRQALMVQLVGRSELGNAIALNSSLNNATRIIGPALAGVLIESTGLGMCFLLNAISFVPVIWAIAAMRVGEFHPQADVRRSGALLDSIRIGLRYARHTKTVAIVLAMMFAVSFLAINFNVLLPVLAQQTMHGGPQTYGWIAAVFGLGALIGALIAASRARASRARLLVACAAFGAGQCILAAQHTFLAVSLALLVTGIAYTMYTATTNAFVQLATPGFLQGRVGGLYNYVFLASGPIGSLLAGWLCERGGTALAFAVGGTATLIMTVAGVVSAPWPMPTGTVRPRRSAG; encoded by the coding sequence GTGCTAGCGAGTCTTCGCCGTCACCGCAATTATCGGCTCTATTTCGCGGGTCAATTTGTTTCCCAGATCGGAACCTGGCTGCAAACTGCGGCGCAGGCGTGGCTGATTCTCCAGCTCACACATTCAGCCGAAGCGGTCGGCGTGCTCGGCTTCTTTTTCTACGGACCCTACGCCGTCTTCGGGCTGATCGGCGGTGCTCTCGCCGACCGCCACGACCGGCGCGTGACCCTTCTCGTCGGTCAGGTGGCAATGGCGATCTGCGCGCTGCTCTTGGCGCTGGCGGTGTTTTTCCACTTCGCCACGGTATGGTTCATCGATTCGGTCGCGCTGGTGCGCGGCACGATCCTGGTTTTCAACAACCCTAGCCGGCAAGCACTGATGGTGCAGCTGGTCGGACGCTCGGAACTCGGCAACGCGATCGCGCTGAATTCGAGTTTGAACAACGCGACGCGCATCATCGGTCCGGCGTTGGCCGGCGTGCTGATCGAGAGCACGGGCCTAGGCATGTGTTTTCTCCTCAACGCGATCAGCTTCGTTCCCGTGATTTGGGCGATCGCGGCGATGCGCGTCGGCGAGTTTCATCCGCAGGCCGACGTGCGGCGCAGCGGCGCGCTGCTCGATTCGATCCGGATCGGCCTGCGCTACGCGCGGCACACCAAAACGGTCGCAATCGTGCTCGCGATGATGTTCGCCGTCTCGTTCTTGGCGATCAATTTCAACGTGCTCCTGCCGGTACTCGCGCAACAGACGATGCACGGCGGACCCCAAACCTACGGCTGGATCGCGGCGGTCTTCGGACTGGGCGCGTTGATCGGCGCGCTCATTGCGGCGTCGCGCGCGCGCGCGTCGCGCGCGCGCCTGCTGGTGGCCTGCGCGGCTTTCGGGGCCGGGCAGTGCATCCTCGCTGCGCAGCATACGTTCTTGGCGGTGTCGCTGGCGCTGCTGGTGACCGGCATCGCCTACACGATGTATACGGCCACCACGAACGCGTTCGTCCAGTTGGCAACGCCGGGTTTCTTGCAAGGCCGCGTCGGCGGCCTCTACAATTACGTCTTTCTCGCCAGCGGCCCGATCGGCTCGCTGCTCGCTGGGTGGTTGTGCGAGCGCGGCGGCACCGCGCTCGCTTTTGCGGTCGGCGGCACGGCGACGTTGATCATGACCGTGGCCGGCGTGGTTTCGGCGCCATGGCCGATGCCGACCGGTACCGTCCGCCCCCGCCGCTCCGCCGGGTGA